AACATTTAAATTTGGAAAATATAAAGGAAAAGAGACAACTCAAGTTGCAAAAGAAGATCCAAGTTATATTATGTGGATGATGAAAAATATGGATATGGATGAAAATCTAAAATATACTTTAGAAAAATTAACATCAAATACAACAAATGATTACTACTAAAAATGATAAAGTCAAAATCCTTTATGTGGAAGATGATGATATAACAAGAGAAAATGCTATAGAGTATTTGGAAAACTATTTTGTAAATATTTATGAAGCAAAAGATGGATTAGAAGCACTAAAAAAATTTGAGCAAATAAATCCAGATATCATAATTACAGATATCCAAATGCCAAAAGTAGACGGTTTAGAGTTTATTAAAAGTGTAAGACAAAAAAATAAAGAAGTTCAAGTTATAGTTATAACGGCATTTTCTCATAAAGAGTATCTTTTAAAAGCAATTGAACTTCAATTGGTAAAATATCTTATGAAACCAATTAAAGAAAATGAATTAAAAGATGCCCTTGAACTTTGTGTAAATAATCTAAAAAATAGTAGTACAAATATAATAAAACTAAATGAAAGTTCTGTTTTTGACAAATATAATCATACTCTTCTTATAAATGATAAACTAATAAAATTAAGAATAAAAGAGACTGATTTATTAACACTTCTTCTAAATAATAAAGATAGATATGTTACATATGAAGAGATAGAAAATTATGTTTGGAAAGATTTTCCTATGACAAAAGATGCTTTAAAAACTTTAGTTAAGTATCTAAAACAAAAAATCTCAAAAGATATAATCTCAAATCAAAATGGAGTTGGATATAAAATAAATGTATGATTTAACTACTGTTTTATCTTATGGAATAACTTTTGGAATTCTAATGATGACAATAGTATATACTTTTATTCGATATATTTACTCAAAAGAGCTTTTTTATTTAAGTTACTGCTTTATGCAGATTTTTTCTCTGTCATATATTATTTTATATAGTAAGTTCTTCTATTCTGAACTTTTTTTTCAAGACTTTTCACTTTTTTTTGCAACTGTTTCTGCTTTAGTATTTGCAGTTAGATTTTATGAGGGTAAATTTATTCCTAAAATAACAAATACTAATGAACTAATATTAAACACCTTATTACTTATATTCATAATCTTAACTGCTTTATATCACTATTTATTATTTGAATACTTACCATATACAATTATATATGCAATACTTTTTGTATCAATAGTATTTAATTTAAACCAAGGTTTTAAAGCTACTGCAATT
This portion of the Arcobacter nitrofigilis DSM 7299 genome encodes:
- a CDS encoding response regulator — protein: MITTKNDKVKILYVEDDDITRENAIEYLENYFVNIYEAKDGLEALKKFEQINPDIIITDIQMPKVDGLEFIKSVRQKNKEVQVIVITAFSHKEYLLKAIELQLVKYLMKPIKENELKDALELCVNNLKNSSTNIIKLNESSVFDKYNHTLLINDKLIKLRIKETDLLTLLLNNKDRYVTYEEIENYVWKDFPMTKDALKTLVKYLKQKISKDIISNQNGVGYKINV